One segment of Acidimicrobiia bacterium DNA contains the following:
- a CDS encoding response regulator, with protein MADTIRVMVVDDDTEDLQMISALLEAGTTVPLEINPASSYEDALSKLHGAQFDVAVVDHRLGTHTGFDLIKASRAQGFVGSFVLVTGFGSSSIDDQALEAGAAGYIPKQELEPEPLARMVRYAASTSKGATRTPDEKPTWTPRKGDLALHLALAKGSTVREAAAAAGISERTVHRRMDEPGFLEEVERLRADLRDRALDIAARDISDGR; from the coding sequence GTGGCAGACACGATAAGGGTTATGGTCGTCGACGACGACACAGAAGACCTTCAGATGATTTCAGCCCTCCTGGAAGCCGGGACGACAGTTCCGTTGGAGATCAATCCGGCGAGTTCCTATGAGGACGCCCTCAGCAAGCTTCACGGTGCTCAGTTTGACGTAGCCGTGGTCGACCACCGACTGGGAACTCACACTGGATTTGATCTCATCAAAGCCAGTCGTGCTCAGGGATTTGTTGGTTCGTTCGTGCTGGTTACCGGCTTCGGTAGCTCATCAATCGACGACCAGGCTCTCGAAGCCGGGGCAGCCGGATACATCCCCAAACAAGAACTGGAACCTGAGCCGCTTGCACGGATGGTTCGATACGCCGCCAGCACATCCAAAGGTGCGACCAGAACCCCCGACGAAAAGCCGACCTGGACACCTCGCAAAGGAGACCTTGCCCTTCATTTGGCCCTTGCCAAGGGCTCCACGGTTCGAGAAGCGGCCGCCGCAGCTGGAATCAGCGAACGAACCGTTCATCGGCGGATGGACGAACCGGGATTCCTCGAAGAGGTCGAACGCCTCCGAGCCGATTTACGAGATCGGGCTCTTGACATCGCGGCCCGGGACATCTCGGACGGTCGCTGA